atttatttttatccaaaattattcaaaatgagataagttattatattaataagattaaaattaaaaataaatattttaataattaatatttattttaatcaaataacataattatattatgcGCCTATATTTACTAAGTTACtagatgattttttaataaaatttaacaaattcaacacttaaattttaatttatcaaatataccCTAAATAAAGCAAAATGATAATCCTTTCCTTATTTggatacatattttaattaaggaaCGGAAAAAAAGGATAGGAATCCTCACTTccctttattttactttattttttaataccCCAATTTAGGgaaaagaaacttaaaacaatttgaattaggtaaaaatcaattttgtccttcaaaatttttattattgacaatttatttttaaaattaaaaaaaattcctttttgGGTAAATAAATAGAGATCAATTACAGAAATAAAGTAATTACACTATAAATTGAGTCCCCATCAATCCAAATTTGCTCAATAATTTCTTTAAGAATTTCCTTAAACCTAATAGACCCATGCGGATTCTTTGCATTGCACCAGCCAATATGTGAGTTGTAGCATTGGCTTCTTTTACTACCTTCTGTAAAACCACTTGCCACTTTCTACTACAAAGTTCATTTATTCTAATTACTAAATCCCAATTCGACTTACCACGAGAATTATTCGAGATTGTTGAAAGGGCTTGGGAACAATTCATTTCAACAATGATATTATCCCATTTAACATTCcaacccaaaataaaatcatcataaatcGCCCAAAGTTTTGCCTGCTCAACACTACATCTACCAATATTCCTACACACACCTCTTAGCCATCTTCCCATAACATCTCTCGCCGCAACAGCAGCAGAAgcaaatctcaaattttgagaTCTTGCCCCATCCGTATTCAATTTAATGACCCCCGATGGAGGAGGAACCCAAAGATTACAACGGCTAAGATTTCTAGAAGAACCAATAGATGGAACATGACAACGCTTAATAGAATTCGCCCAACTCCAATAGGAgataagaatattttttaaatcaacatCCACCCCTTGAAAAATCCACATATTTCTCTGTTTCCACATATTCCAATGGATTATACTAAACAGAAACTGTCACTCAACCTCAATATAGACTAGATCAAACTCATTCCTTAGATTTAAAGAAATCCATTCATATAGCGTTGTTAAGTATGAcccctatttcagtcaaatttgagaaataatcttcttgttaaactctatttatttgtttcaatcaaactcttaTTAGTCTAGGCTATTTTGTTATTTGAccatgaatttagcctataaataaacccttttacaaccttagaaaatacactcattagaaattagaactcataacacatttagagaattttgtgtttacgttttgatggttctttatttttaggttttcggggtttatttttatctccatcttttgtactcttcgttcttttaccattatagtaaaattatctttgctcgtggttttttatcctattTGGAGGgattttttcacgttaaatttgtgtgttcaatttctcaatttcttttgctatttttacttgttcgttgcttaatcgggtcaatcTTCAACAAGCAGGATGGAAAAAAAATGCATAGAACATTTACTAGGGATAAGTTGATTCCACAGCGCACGAGCCTTAAAACAGTCTTAAAAAACATGGATGATAGATTCTCCAGAATTACCACAAAGTAAGCAAGAAGAATTACCAACCATACCTCTTTTGAATCTTTTGGCATTCGTTAGCAAACATTCCTTGAAAACCAACCAGAGGAATTGTCTAATTCGTTGAGGCCCCTCAAAGGACCAAGCCAATTTCCATTTATTGTCTACAGGTTTCAAACAGTTTTGCATCAAGTGATTATACGCTGATTTGACAGTAAATTCACCATTAGTAGACCAGTTGGAAATCAGTTCATCTTGCCCAATAAAAGGATTCGGAGGCGGGATACCTGCAATAAAAGGAACCGCATTCCTATCTACCATGCAATGCCAAAAATTCCGATCCCAACTACCGTCAGCTAACGTAACCTCACAGAGGGTAGTATCCATGTTAATGAGATCCATATTACGCAAAAGTTAACAAGAGGACCAATTTTCGGAACCCAATTACCATACCTTGATTAGTCTACGATCACCAATCGACCAAGCAAAACTTCGACGCAAGAGAGGCCACACCTTCAAAAGGGGCCTCCAAACAAAAGAGCACGAATCTCTCGAGATGTCCACTGGACAAATTTCTTTAACTTTATATTTAGCACGGAGAAGCTGAACCCATAATGCTTGCCGGTTAAAGAGAAAATTGATTAGAATATTTGTATCAAATGAtgtatttaatctttttagatgattagatatttatttattaaatttacatttaaaagtttaataatttaatccttagaATATTTGTATCTTTctacaatatttaatttaattttttattaattatttatataaaggctaaatttggaaattttatgtagaataaataatttattttcctttccaCAACTTAtccaaagaaaaaatattaattctttttcctttattttctttataatttttaattatctaagcaataattaaatatacaacTTGGTTGGTTAATCCGATCAGTTCATCGATGGTCGGCAAGTATAATGGTCTTAATGATGATCCTGCACATATTTCGTGTCTATCTCACTGGTGGTTTTAAAAAACCTCGCGAATTAACTTGGGTTACAGGCGTGGTTCTGGTTGTGTTGACTGCATCTTTTGGCGTAACAGGTTATTCCTTACCTCAGGACCAAATTAGCTATTGGGTAGTCAAAATTGTAACAGGCGTTCCGGAAGCTATTCCGTTAATAGGATCGCCTTTGGTAGAGTTATTACGTGGAAGTGCATGCTTTCCCCTTCTTTCATTCCTTTCTCATTAGACACCTATTTAGCACGAACTCAAACTGTAATACCcttctcaattatataaaaataataatttattacccAACAAAtgcaaattcaaaatataaataatttattttatttgaatatccccatattttcttttgaattccTTTTATTAtaagtaataattatataaaaatacagaAGAAGAGAAATAGAATAAAGTACAAAGTATTATTCATTGTAATTACTGATGGTACAATAATGCATGATAATATGAAACATATGTAGTATCTAAAACGCTTTACTAAAGACTTGAAGtcttacaatatatatatatatatatatatatgcaagcCCCTCATGCAAATCCATGCAAATACTAACACAATTCTATACATCTCTATacctaaataaaatattcaccCATTCATTAGTTTATGGTGAATAATCATCATCTCCCCCACCACTGCCGTACCCTGAACCATAACCAGACCCACTTCCATATCCTGAACCATGTCCATAACCATTGTCACcgccaccaccaccacctcctcctcctcctccaccaccacctccacctccacctcTACCTCTACCGCCACCACTTCCGTATCCAGATCCGCTTCCGTATCCATAACCTGAGCCATGTCCACCTCCACTACCTCCACCTCCGCCACCTCCTCCTCCTCTACCACCGCCTCCACCACCTCCTACACCATTCCCATACCCAGACCCGTATCCGGACCCATATCCAGACCCATACCCTTGGCCTGAACTAGAgccacctccacctccacctcctcctccttcaccacctccacct
This sequence is a window from Gossypium raimondii isolate GPD5lz chromosome 5, ASM2569854v1, whole genome shotgun sequence. Protein-coding genes within it:
- the LOC105765823 gene encoding putative glycine-rich cell wall structural protein 1; protein product: MSIKIMGSSKIIGAAFLVLLLVDFAFAARSFRSIGKGGGGGGGGGGGSGGGGSGANGLGSGSGYGLGYGSGRGSGYGSGGYGRGGGGGGGEGGGGGGGGGSSSGQGYGSGYGSGYGSGYGNGVGGGGGGGRGGGGGGGGGSGGGHGSGYGYGSGSGYGSGGGRGRGGGGGGGGGGGGGGGGGGDNGYGHGSGYGSGSGYGSGYGSGGGDDDYSP